The proteins below come from a single Bremerella alba genomic window:
- a CDS encoding WD40 repeat domain-containing protein, translated as MIKKIIGTAAVIAISIVPSIAFAQVSAIKLSHTIQLKPDAERLHPPVVSQVEIHPTGKLMAVAGDDHFVRIMEVATGRVIVTLKEHTDWVRAAQFSPDGKLLATAGNDRQVLLWDVHENIQLRGGSDFPSIITAIDFNHNGTRLAVVGFDDSVVVYDPYSGKTVHQWKAAGNDLRAVAFSPDGKQIAAAGRTGIIRIWDAASGEKLRDIRAHNERIHGLAFSEDGSQIVSGSEDRKLNVHNTSSGQQIASMPTGDAKVFSVSLMQPGTIATGGSDNEVRLWSLDTYEEIDHLAGHDGTVATLSVQGQTMVSSGFDTTIRVWDLGSSRQKSPPVLTVPVSRFSN; from the coding sequence ATGATTAAGAAAATTATCGGCACCGCGGCAGTGATCGCCATTTCGATCGTTCCGTCAATTGCTTTCGCCCAGGTTTCAGCCATCAAGCTGTCGCATACCATCCAGTTAAAACCAGATGCCGAACGGCTTCACCCGCCGGTCGTTTCTCAGGTCGAAATTCACCCGACCGGAAAACTGATGGCCGTTGCAGGCGACGATCACTTCGTGCGGATCATGGAAGTCGCTACAGGGCGAGTCATTGTGACGCTGAAGGAACATACCGATTGGGTTCGCGCTGCTCAGTTCTCGCCTGATGGCAAGCTGTTGGCCACGGCCGGGAATGATCGTCAAGTATTGCTCTGGGACGTTCACGAGAACATTCAACTACGCGGCGGAAGCGACTTTCCCAGCATAATCACGGCCATAGATTTCAATCACAACGGGACGCGTCTAGCGGTTGTCGGTTTCGATGATTCCGTCGTCGTTTACGATCCCTACTCCGGCAAGACAGTCCATCAATGGAAAGCGGCCGGAAACGATCTTCGAGCGGTCGCGTTCTCTCCAGACGGCAAACAAATTGCTGCCGCAGGACGTACCGGCATTATTCGCATTTGGGATGCTGCATCGGGTGAAAAGCTAAGAGACATTCGCGCTCACAACGAGCGAATCCATGGTTTGGCGTTCTCTGAAGATGGTTCCCAGATCGTCAGCGGTAGTGAAGATCGCAAGCTGAACGTTCACAACACCAGTTCAGGGCAACAGATCGCTTCGATGCCAACTGGCGATGCGAAAGTCTTCTCGGTTTCGCTCATGCAGCCCGGCACGATTGCGACCGGTGGAAGCGACAACGAAGTTCGCTTGTGGAGCTTAGATACGTACGAAGAAATTGATCACTTGGCAGGCCATGATGGCACTGTCGCGACGCTTTCTGTTCAAGGGCAAACGATGGTTTCCAGCGGATTCGATACGACGATTCGCGTTTGGGACCTGGGCAGCTCGCGTCAAAAATCCCCCCCCGTGTTAACGGTTCCGGTCAGCCGTTTCTCGAATTAA
- a CDS encoding peptidylprolyl isomerase has protein sequence MDGKSSNVISAAYVTSKNIGLRTFFAGLLLSSVLLNPSEAWAQLGWLNPWKQDTAATAQQTPPDPFSQRRAAAEPQYRTAARTAPAVGGYPNSSPASGGGASAVIGDMPSNQPPPNYGYPQTQSITPTYPTTNYPSTNQPNYQSVPAQSNFNQQVAPRVANLPQQPAAKPEDDLFMPARIVAIVNGDPILAGDVLGPVNQMIDERMASLTPEQRASVSPEEIEQFKEQALKQMLPGLIDVKVVYLDFMRAIPADRLEEMQEMLGKNYDEYQLETDMKNAEVNSPAELDIKLREMGGSLEKKRRQFVEKLVAQQQIQRKVKKDEEVTHQQMLDYYEEHSQDYEKLAKVKWEQVMVKFSSYPNRQATWEAMASMGNQVLRGAPLNAVAKRESQGIKASSGGQYDWTRKGSLKNETIDKAIFSLPIGELSPIIESPEGFHIVRVLEREDAGMVPFTEAQVEIKEKIKNERRQGQMEAYILEVKGKAQVWTIFDEAK, from the coding sequence ATGGATGGGAAGTCAAGCAACGTGATTTCAGCTGCTTACGTGACTAGCAAAAACATCGGTCTTCGCACCTTCTTTGCAGGACTGTTGCTTAGCTCAGTTCTGCTCAATCCGAGCGAAGCTTGGGCTCAGCTTGGCTGGCTCAATCCGTGGAAGCAGGACACTGCGGCCACGGCTCAACAGACGCCGCCTGATCCATTTTCGCAGCGCCGCGCCGCAGCGGAACCTCAGTATCGAACCGCTGCGAGGACAGCCCCGGCTGTTGGAGGCTATCCCAATAGCTCGCCTGCATCCGGTGGAGGTGCATCGGCTGTGATAGGCGACATGCCGAGCAATCAACCGCCGCCGAACTATGGCTATCCGCAGACACAGTCGATCACTCCGACGTATCCCACGACGAACTATCCATCGACAAATCAGCCCAATTATCAGTCGGTACCGGCACAAAGCAACTTCAATCAGCAAGTCGCTCCACGTGTTGCCAACTTGCCCCAGCAACCAGCTGCCAAGCCGGAAGACGATCTATTCATGCCTGCGCGGATTGTGGCGATCGTCAATGGCGACCCTATTCTCGCTGGCGATGTCTTGGGGCCGGTCAATCAGATGATCGACGAACGCATGGCTTCGCTAACCCCTGAGCAGCGAGCAAGTGTTTCTCCGGAAGAGATCGAACAGTTCAAGGAACAGGCATTGAAGCAGATGCTGCCTGGCCTAATTGATGTCAAAGTGGTTTACCTTGATTTTATGCGTGCGATTCCAGCGGATCGACTGGAAGAAATGCAGGAGATGCTCGGCAAGAACTACGACGAGTATCAACTTGAAACCGACATGAAGAACGCCGAGGTGAACTCGCCTGCCGAACTTGATATCAAGCTTCGCGAGATGGGTGGATCGCTGGAAAAGAAGCGACGCCAGTTCGTCGAAAAGCTTGTCGCTCAGCAGCAAATCCAGCGGAAGGTTAAGAAAGACGAGGAAGTGACCCACCAGCAAATGCTCGACTACTACGAAGAGCATTCTCAAGACTATGAGAAGCTGGCTAAAGTGAAATGGGAACAAGTTATGGTGAAGTTCTCAAGCTACCCCAATCGCCAAGCTACCTGGGAGGCAATGGCCAGCATGGGGAATCAGGTGCTGCGTGGAGCCCCCCTAAACGCCGTGGCCAAACGCGAATCCCAGGGAATCAAGGCTTCCAGCGGAGGTCAGTACGATTGGACCCGCAAAGGAAGTTTGAAGAACGAAACCATTGATAAAGCCATTTTCAGCCTGCCAATCGGCGAGTTGAGCCCGATTATCGAGTCGCCAGAAGGCTTCCACATCGTGCGCGTGCTCGAGCGAGAAGATGCCGGTATGGTGCCGTTCACCGAGGCGCAAGTCGAGATCAAAGAGAAGATCAAGAACGAACGCCGCCAAGGACAGATGGAAGCGTACATCTTAGAGGTCAAGGGAAAAGCCCAAGTCTGGACGATCTTCGACGAGGCCAAGTAG
- a CDS encoding citrate synthase, with amino-acid sequence MSDTAKLLLDGKEVELPVIVGSEDEKAVDISKLRGGTGYITLDEGYVNTGSTTSAITYLDGEKGILRYRGYPIEELAANCDFVEVMYLLIYGELPTEEQLINFRNSIRRHTMLHEDMRSFYDGFPRDAHPMAILSSVVSALSTFYQDSLDPHDPQQVEVSIHRLLAKLPTIAAYSYKKSFGQPFIYPQNDLSYCENFLQMMFAVPSEPFHVDPDFVDALNLLLIVHADHEQNCSTSTVRMVGSADANLFASISAGISALWGPLHGGANEAVVNMLDEIIDNGGDVDKYVELAKDKKSKVRLMGFGHRVYKNFDPRATIIKKACDRLLDKLEIKDPLFDVAQKLEHAALNDEYFVERKLYPNVDFYSGVIYRAIGIPVQMFTVLFAMGRLPGWVSHWKEMHGSKTKRICRPRQIYTGDTKREFVPIEKR; translated from the coding sequence ATGTCCGATACTGCCAAGCTATTGCTCGATGGAAAAGAAGTCGAACTGCCCGTTATTGTGGGTAGCGAAGACGAGAAGGCGGTCGACATCTCGAAGCTTCGTGGCGGGACCGGCTATATCACGTTGGACGAAGGGTACGTCAACACAGGTTCAACCACGAGTGCGATTACCTATCTCGATGGCGAGAAGGGCATCCTGCGGTACCGTGGTTACCCAATCGAGGAACTCGCAGCCAACTGCGACTTTGTCGAGGTTATGTACTTGTTGATTTACGGAGAGCTTCCCACTGAGGAGCAGCTCATCAACTTCCGTAATTCGATCCGTCGCCACACGATGCTGCACGAAGACATGCGATCGTTCTACGATGGTTTCCCTCGCGATGCCCATCCGATGGCAATCCTGTCTAGTGTTGTCAGCGCCCTCTCGACGTTCTATCAAGACTCGCTCGATCCGCACGATCCTCAACAGGTCGAAGTTTCGATCCACCGCTTGCTGGCCAAGTTGCCAACCATTGCGGCCTACAGCTACAAGAAATCGTTCGGTCAGCCGTTCATCTATCCGCAGAATGATCTTTCGTACTGCGAAAACTTCCTGCAGATGATGTTCGCCGTCCCCAGCGAACCATTCCACGTCGACCCAGACTTTGTCGATGCGTTGAACCTGCTGCTGATCGTGCATGCCGATCACGAACAAAACTGCAGCACCTCGACCGTCCGAATGGTCGGTTCAGCCGATGCGAACTTGTTTGCCTCGATTTCGGCAGGCATTAGTGCTCTGTGGGGGCCACTGCATGGTGGTGCCAACGAAGCCGTCGTGAATATGCTGGATGAGATCATCGACAACGGTGGCGACGTCGATAAGTACGTCGAACTGGCCAAAGACAAGAAGAGCAAAGTCCGCCTGATGGGCTTTGGGCATCGCGTTTACAAGAACTTCGACCCACGAGCGACGATCATCAAGAAGGCTTGTGATCGTTTGTTGGATAAGCTTGAGATCAAAGATCCGCTATTCGACGTCGCTCAGAAGCTCGAGCATGCTGCATTGAACGACGAGTACTTCGTCGAACGGAAGCTCTACCCCAACGTCGACTTTTATTCCGGCGTGATCTATCGAGCAATTGGCATCCCTGTTCAAATGTTCACCGTCCTGTTTGCGATGGGGCGACTGCCCGGTTGGGTCTCTCACTGGAAAGAAATGCACGGATCGAAGACGAAGCGGATCTGTCGTCCACGTCAGATCTACACCGGCGATACCAAGCGAGAATTCGTTCCGATCGAAAAGCGATAG
- a CDS encoding SdrD B-like domain-containing protein: protein MGFHYRDALRRFHSFFGGGKNAAFNRPVRSRGLEALETRRVMSAEPIQLGAIYHEEDGAGGDEHGDTFIVTFDGGANGTQLNRLIIDGDQIQNFGNIPGLSTGDVIFDITPGGLGADAAFPFQIISANGIDSITATVTDGGSRLILDFTGFDAGEELRFSIDVDEVIIYDPSNPDETLIDPIASGAEFHGTLLTGEFSAAHYENATVNTKFIDMYDTKLAESGLDLPADNSTGHRDRTDGAFGSIVQQPLPITISGTVYHDPNLSLTQDVGEEGISGVSLTLWKKENGVFVDTGHSVTTDANGNYLFGEELGLQPGTYQVREAQPTGYFSVGAVPGTVEGADTGSTVSGDPDVLTEISIPLGGTSAIDYDFAEATPAMIDGYVYHDRDNDGIKEAGEEGIAGVQIRVQGVDLLGNPQSYLVTTDANGYYKVIGMPPGVYEVLEVVQPPTYQDGKDTAGTVNGVIKGTANNPGDRISTITLKGGDSGVNYNFGEIRPAEISGRVHLTDPEGNCYGEDIVTTPVEGAVINLYDSQGNLVATTTTDANGEYFFGNLLPGVYTIEEITPPGLIDGGDHVGKIDGILVGNLDGNDRIADIELLSGDSGVHYDFCEHLPASLSGYVYHDRNNNGIREAGEEGIEGVLVQLYDENNIPAGLAITDANGFYEFVGLSKGQYHLAEIQPFEYIDGLDTAGTIFGTTVGASVNPGDEINTIDVKWGDEGIEYNFGEIKHGSLSGYVYHDRNVNGTKNDGEEGIGNVTITLINTDTNETFVTLTDDNGYYEFLNLVPGNYRVIETHPIAYQDGTDQAGTINGTVQGVAVNPGDELNSIAIGSDEHGINYNFGEYLFASISGSVHLTDADGNCDFSTTTSRPVVGATVHLYDAAGNLLKSTVTDANGDYFFGELLPGTYTIVEVTPPGLIDGGDHIGTIDGILVGEFAGNDRIEAITLVAGQHGENYDFCESEPADLSGYVYHDRNNNGVREAGEEGIGGTTVELFDENGNLVDTLVTDNNGFYHFTDLNKGTYRIVETQPTGYLDGLDAAGTIGGTTIGSATNPGDVIHTIDLKFGQSGIEYDFGEVLPTSIGGFVHVDPNQDCFFDDDEQPIVGVKITLLDENGNEIATTFTDANGHYEFTGLPPGTYTVVESQPTGYFQGGQIDRNGLADASVTDVISSIITHSGEHLDEHNFCELPPAALSGYVFQDGDVISNATGEVPDDIGSIRDGQRTSDDTPLAGVVLELRDGFSGEPILGSSDSVLQGIYGDGPIRIVTDANGYYRFEGLKTGFYAVYQIHPDGYIDSIDTVGSTGGLAVNPGTVGPEVSALSIDPGHDAIIRIFVVGGTESQENNFSEIRVVPFIPPPEFPPIDPPVTPPPVAVPPPSPELIAPAPLLALPQIVQPYGGSAVGFTWHLSVVNAGDPRGKEPVATSESFWLTSANGDLNPWNTENLGQASWTLLADGEDGEESETLHRLFGAKNAIPVAGDFNGDGVSELGVFVDGNWYIDLNGNGRWDEGDMYAKLGHDGDQPVVGDWDGDGKDDIGIYGKAWPNDPRAVKEEPGLPDAANHFVSLDKPKNVPPKEEHAPHGTRVMKVAQHGKFRQDLIDHTFHFGVGGDHALVGDWNGDGISTIAVFRGGTWHIDTNGDGRWNPEVDAAFAYGEGGDIPVVGDWNGDGIDEIGVYRGGEWIVDDNGNHVMEPTDKVFQLGDWDDVPTVGDWDGDGTDDPGVFHANEEGSVTVASRKAG, encoded by the coding sequence ATGGGTTTCCACTATCGAGACGCATTGCGTCGTTTTCATAGCTTTTTTGGTGGCGGCAAGAACGCTGCATTCAATCGCCCGGTGCGTTCGCGAGGTCTCGAAGCCCTCGAAACGCGTCGTGTGATGTCGGCTGAACCGATTCAACTTGGTGCGATTTACCACGAAGAAGACGGTGCCGGTGGTGACGAGCACGGCGATACGTTTATCGTCACCTTTGATGGCGGAGCCAACGGAACCCAACTGAATCGTCTCATTATCGATGGCGACCAGATTCAGAATTTCGGCAACATTCCAGGGCTCAGCACGGGTGACGTGATCTTCGATATCACGCCGGGTGGCCTGGGTGCGGACGCCGCGTTTCCCTTTCAGATCATTTCCGCCAATGGAATTGATTCGATCACCGCAACCGTCACCGATGGCGGCAGTCGTTTGATCCTCGACTTCACCGGTTTCGATGCAGGCGAAGAGCTGCGGTTCTCGATCGATGTCGACGAAGTCATCATCTACGATCCCAGCAATCCAGACGAAACGCTGATCGACCCGATCGCTTCCGGTGCCGAATTCCACGGAACGCTGTTGACGGGTGAATTTTCGGCGGCTCATTACGAGAACGCCACCGTCAACACTAAGTTCATCGACATGTACGATACCAAGCTGGCCGAGTCTGGCTTGGATCTGCCTGCCGACAATTCAACCGGACATCGTGACCGAACCGATGGTGCGTTCGGCAGCATTGTTCAGCAGCCACTACCAATCACCATCAGTGGTACCGTTTACCACGACCCGAACCTCAGCCTCACGCAGGATGTTGGCGAAGAAGGCATCTCCGGCGTGTCGCTCACGCTGTGGAAGAAGGAAAACGGCGTCTTCGTCGACACGGGCCACTCCGTAACGACCGATGCCAACGGTAACTACTTGTTTGGGGAAGAACTCGGACTGCAGCCAGGCACTTACCAGGTGCGTGAAGCCCAGCCGACTGGCTACTTTAGCGTGGGCGCGGTCCCAGGTACCGTCGAAGGCGCAGACACCGGTTCCACTGTCTCAGGCGATCCGGACGTGTTGACCGAGATCAGCATCCCGTTAGGTGGTACGTCGGCAATCGACTACGACTTCGCGGAAGCCACCCCGGCGATGATCGACGGCTACGTCTATCACGATCGCGACAACGACGGAATTAAAGAGGCTGGTGAAGAAGGTATCGCTGGCGTCCAGATCCGCGTGCAAGGGGTCGACCTCCTGGGCAATCCTCAGTCGTACCTCGTAACGACGGATGCCAACGGCTATTACAAAGTTATCGGCATGCCGCCAGGCGTGTACGAAGTGCTGGAAGTCGTTCAGCCACCGACTTACCAGGACGGTAAGGATACCGCAGGTACCGTTAACGGTGTCATCAAGGGGACGGCAAACAACCCCGGCGACCGAATCAGCACCATTACCCTTAAAGGTGGTGACTCTGGGGTCAACTACAACTTCGGCGAAATCCGTCCAGCCGAAATCAGCGGGCGGGTCCACCTGACCGACCCCGAAGGCAACTGCTACGGCGAAGACATCGTCACGACTCCTGTCGAAGGTGCCGTGATCAATCTGTACGACAGCCAGGGCAATCTCGTGGCGACAACCACAACCGATGCCAACGGCGAGTACTTCTTTGGCAACTTGCTGCCAGGCGTGTACACGATTGAAGAGATCACTCCGCCAGGGCTGATTGATGGGGGTGACCATGTCGGTAAGATCGATGGCATCCTCGTTGGTAACCTGGATGGTAACGATCGGATTGCTGATATCGAACTGCTCTCCGGCGATTCCGGCGTTCACTATGATTTCTGCGAACACCTGCCGGCGAGTCTGTCCGGTTACGTCTATCACGACCGGAACAACAACGGCATTCGTGAAGCAGGCGAAGAGGGAATCGAAGGTGTTCTCGTTCAGTTGTACGACGAGAACAACATCCCTGCTGGCTTGGCCATTACCGATGCCAACGGTTTCTACGAGTTTGTAGGACTATCCAAGGGCCAGTATCACCTCGCTGAAATTCAACCGTTCGAGTACATCGACGGACTCGACACGGCCGGTACAATCTTTGGCACCACGGTCGGTGCTTCGGTAAATCCCGGTGACGAGATCAATACGATCGACGTCAAATGGGGCGACGAAGGTATTGAATACAACTTTGGCGAAATCAAACATGGTTCACTCAGCGGTTACGTCTACCACGACCGTAACGTGAACGGGACCAAGAACGATGGCGAAGAAGGCATCGGCAACGTCACCATCACGTTGATCAATACCGATACCAACGAAACGTTCGTTACCTTGACCGACGATAATGGCTACTACGAGTTCTTAAACCTCGTTCCCGGCAACTACCGCGTTATTGAAACGCACCCCATCGCCTACCAGGACGGAACCGACCAGGCTGGTACGATCAACGGTACCGTTCAAGGTGTGGCTGTGAATCCTGGTGACGAACTCAATAGCATCGCGATCGGCAGTGACGAGCACGGTATCAATTACAACTTTGGTGAGTACCTGTTCGCCTCGATTTCGGGTAGTGTCCATCTGACCGATGCCGACGGAAACTGTGACTTCAGCACGACGACCTCACGCCCTGTCGTGGGGGCTACGGTCCATCTTTACGATGCCGCCGGCAACCTGTTGAAGTCGACCGTTACCGATGCCAACGGTGACTACTTCTTCGGTGAGTTGCTACCGGGCACTTACACGATCGTTGAAGTGACGCCTCCGGGACTGATTGACGGGGGAGACCATATTGGCACCATCGACGGCATCCTGGTCGGTGAGTTTGCCGGCAACGATCGCATCGAAGCGATCACCCTGGTGGCTGGTCAGCATGGCGAAAACTACGACTTCTGCGAAAGCGAACCAGCCGACCTTTCGGGTTACGTCTACCACGACCGCAACAACAATGGCGTACGCGAAGCCGGAGAAGAAGGAATCGGGGGAACCACCGTCGAGCTATTCGATGAGAACGGCAACCTGGTCGATACGCTCGTCACCGACAACAACGGTTTCTATCATTTCACCGATTTGAACAAGGGCACCTACCGAATTGTCGAAACGCAGCCGACCGGTTACCTCGATGGCCTTGATGCGGCCGGTACCATCGGTGGTACGACGATTGGTTCGGCAACGAACCCTGGCGATGTGATCCACACGATCGATCTGAAGTTCGGGCAGTCCGGTATCGAATACGACTTCGGCGAAGTGCTGCCGACCTCGATCGGTGGTTTTGTCCACGTCGATCCCAACCAAGACTGTTTCTTCGACGATGACGAGCAGCCGATCGTGGGTGTGAAGATCACGCTTCTCGACGAGAACGGCAACGAGATCGCAACCACCTTCACCGATGCCAACGGACACTACGAGTTCACGGGCTTGCCGCCGGGGACCTACACGGTGGTCGAATCGCAACCCACCGGTTACTTCCAGGGTGGCCAGATTGACCGCAATGGATTGGCCGACGCCTCGGTGACCGATGTCATCTCCAGCATCATTACCCATTCCGGCGAGCATCTCGACGAACACAACTTCTGCGAGCTTCCGCCGGCTGCCTTGTCGGGTTACGTCTTCCAGGATGGCGATGTCATCTCGAATGCGACAGGCGAAGTCCCTGACGATATCGGGTCCATCCGCGATGGGCAACGAACGTCCGACGATACTCCGTTGGCCGGCGTCGTGCTGGAACTACGCGATGGCTTCTCGGGCGAGCCAATCCTTGGCAGTAGCGATTCCGTTCTGCAAGGGATTTACGGAGATGGACCTATCCGCATCGTCACCGATGCCAATGGTTACTACCGATTCGAGGGGCTCAAGACAGGCTTCTATGCCGTTTACCAGATTCATCCTGATGGCTACATCGACAGCATCGACACCGTGGGTTCGACCGGCGGTTTGGCCGTGAATCCTGGGACCGTGGGTCCGGAAGTGTCTGCCTTGTCGATCGATCCAGGCCACGATGCGATCATCCGGATCTTCGTTGTCGGGGGTACCGAATCGCAGGAAAACAACTTCAGCGAAATTCGCGTGGTGCCGTTCATTCCGCCACCAGAGTTCCCGCCTATCGATCCTCCAGTGACACCTCCGCCGGTAGCCGTTCCACCGCCAAGCCCAGAGCTGATCGCTCCTGCTCCGCTGTTGGCTTTGCCGCAGATCGTTCAGCCCTATGGCGGTTCGGCGGTTGGTTTTACCTGGCACTTGAGCGTGGTCAATGCAGGGGATCCGCGTGGCAAGGAGCCTGTGGCAACCTCGGAGTCGTTCTGGCTTACGTCGGCCAATGGGGACCTTAACCCTTGGAATACGGAAAACCTCGGCCAGGCCAGTTGGACGCTCTTGGCAGATGGTGAGGATGGCGAAGAGTCTGAGACGCTACATCGCCTGTTCGGGGCCAAAAATGCGATTCCGGTCGCCGGCGACTTCAATGGGGATGGCGTCAGCGAACTGGGCGTGTTCGTCGATGGAAACTGGTACATCGATCTCAACGGCAATGGTCGCTGGGACGAAGGCGACATGTATGCCAAGCTTGGCCACGATGGCGATCAGCCAGTTGTGGGTGACTGGGACGGCGACGGTAAGGATGACATCGGGATTTACGGCAAAGCCTGGCCGAATGATCCTCGGGCCGTGAAAGAAGAGCCAGGCCTGCCGGATGCGGCGAATCACTTCGTGTCGCTCGATAAGCCCAAGAACGTTCCGCCGAAAGAGGAGCATGCTCCTCACGGCACTCGCGTGATGAAGGTCGCCCAGCACGGCAAGTTCCGTCAGGACCTGATCGACCATACATTCCACTTCGGCGTGGGTGGCGATCATGCGTTGGTTGGCGACTGGAACGGGGATGGCATCAGCACCATTGCTGTCTTCCGGGGTGGCACCTGGCACATCGATACCAACGGTGATGGTCGCTGGAATCCCGAAGTCGATGCGGCGTTTGCCTACGGCGAAGGGGGCGACATTCCGGTTGTTGGCGACTGGAATGGCGATGGCATCGACGAAATCGGCGTCTATCGTGGCGGAGAGTGGATTGTCGACGACAACGGCAACCACGTGATGGAGCCGACCGATAAGGTCTTCCAGCTTGGCGATTGGGACGACGTGCCCACCGTAGGCGACTGGGATGGCGACGGTACCGACGACCCAGGCGTCTTTCATGCCAACGAAGAAGGCTCCGTTACCGTAGCCAGTCGCAAGGCCGGTTAG